A segment of the Streptomyces sp. XD-27 genome:
TCTCCTCGGCCACCCGGTGCAGCGGCTCGGGCCGCCGCCCGGAAATCACGACCTGGTGCCCGGCGGTGCGCAACAGCCGGGCGGTGGCGGCCCCGATTCCCGTCCCCCGCCCGTCACCAGGACAACACGCTGTTCTGACATGGTTGTTTGCCTCCGAAGGTGGTCGGCTTCCGGTTCCCCGCATTGCGATCATACGAAGCGCCGGCATCACCGGGCCGAGCGGGTGCCGCGGTCGTCGGCACCGCGGCCGGGTGCGGGACAAGGAACGATCGTGGCGAAGGGCAGCGGCGATTAACCGGTGGGACGGTGTGGCAGCGAAGGCGTGCGGCAGAAGCGCGCCATATCGAGACGGTCCTGTTCCTGAACCCGGCGCTCAGTACTGGTGAGCGGCAGCCCGATCAGTCCGTGCCGACCGTGTCAGCTCAGCTCGTGTTGTTTCTGGTGCTTCTTCCCCAGCCCCATGCCTCTCGGCAACCTCCGCTAATCCCAGGCGAGTTGTCCGGCATGGGTGTTGTGACGTGCGTGTGGCATGGCCACGGTGCGCCGGGTGATGCGGTGTTCGAGGGCGGTGTGGCGGCGTTTGGTGTGGGTGTTGGCCAGGGCGCGGTGGACGGCTTCGGGCTGGCCGATGAGCATGACACCGCGGCGGGCGCGGGTGACGGCGGTGTAGAGCAGGTTGCGCTGGAGGAGCTGGGTGGCCGAGGTGGTAAGGGGGATGACGACGTAGGGGTATTCGCTGCCTTGGGAGCGGTGGACGGTCAGGGCATAGGCGTGGAGGAGGTCGTCGAGGTCGGTGAAGGGGTAGAGGACAGGTTCGCCGTCGTGGAGGGTGACGGTGAGATGGTGGTTGTCGGGGTCGAGGGCGGTGATGGTGCCGGTGGCGCCGTTGAAGACGCCGTTGCTTCCGCGGTCGGGCCGGTTACGGATCTGCAGAACGCGGTCGCCCAGTCGGAAGACGTGTCCTCCGTGGCGGTGTTCGGGCTTTTCCGGGGCGGGCGGGTTGAGGCGCTGCTGGAGGCGGATGTTGAGGTCGAGGGTGCCGGCGGCGTGGCGGCGTGAGGGGCACAGGACCTGGATGCCTTCGCATGTGGTGGCGAAGTGGCGTGGGATGTGCGAGGCGACGAGATCCACGACGTAGTCGGCGATGTCACCGGGTGTGTAGAGGGGGCGGCAACCGAAGACTCCGGGGGCGGGCTGGGGTGTGAGGCCGCGCAGGATGCGGTGGGCGTTGTCGACGATCGCGCTGCTGCCGTCGTCCTGGCGGAAGACTTCGGTGAGGCGGGTGCGGGGGATCTCGGGGACGGCCAGGAGGTCGTGCAGGACGCGGCCGGGGCCGACGCTGGGCAGTTGGTCGGTGTCGCCGACGAGGAGCAGGTGGCATCCGCTGGGGATGGCTGCGGTGAGCTGGGCGGCGAGCTGGACGTCGAGCATGGAGGCTTCGTCGATGACGATGAGGTCGGCGGTGGCGAGCGGGCTGTCGTGGTCGAAGAGTGAGTCGCTGGTGTGGGGGCGGATCAGGCGGTGCACGGTCATGGCTCTCTGGCCGGTGGTTTCCTCCAGGCGGTGGGCGGCTTTGCCGGTGGGTGCGGCTAGTGCGACCGTGGCTCCGGCTGCGGTGGCCAGGTCGACGAGGGTGCGCAGGGTGTGGGTCTTGCCGCAGCCCGGGCCGCCGGTCAGCACTGACAGCGTGTGGGTGAGAGCGGTCAGGACAGCCTGTTTCTGGCATGAGGTGAGCGTGCTGGCCGCATCGCGTGTGAGCGCGGCGGTCCTGTCTGTGCGGCCGGCCAGGCGGGATGGGGCGTGGTGCAGGCGGAGGATGTCCCGGGCGAGGCCTGCTTCGGCCCGGTGCATCGCGGTGAGGCTGACTGCGGTGACGGAGTGGAAGGCCTCGCCGTCCTCGGCGGCGGGAACGGGCAGTTCCTCCACGATCGTCTCGCTGCGGGAGCGGAGCGTATCGAGGGCCTGGCGCAGGATGGTGTCGTCGAGGATGTCGGCGGTGGCGGGGTCGTTGTCGGTCAGCAGGTGGCGGGTGCGGGCGAGCAGGACGCGCTCGGGAAGGTGGCAGTCGCCTCGGGTGCGGGCTTGGGTGAGGGTGTGCAGGAGGGCGGCCTGCAGGCGCTGGTCGCTGTGTTTGGGGATTCCGGTGGCGAGGGCGATGCGGTCGGCAGTTTCGAAGCCGATGCCGTGGACGTCCCGGCACAGCTGGTAGGGGGCGTCGCGTACGGCTTGCATCGGGTTCTGGTCGGTGCCGGCGTAGGCCTGATAGATCTTCACGGCGAGGTGGGCGGAGAGGTTCAGGCCCTGGAGGAAGACCATGATGTCGGCGATGGACTTCTGGGTTTTCCAGGCTTTGGTGATGCGTTCCAGGCGGGTGGGGCCGATGCCGTGGATGGCGAGCAGGCGCTGGGGGTCGGTGTCGATGAGGTGCAGGGTCTGCTCGCCGAAGGTGTCGGTGATGGAGGTGGCCAGGATGTCGCCGATGCCGTGGATCATTCCGGAGGCGAGGTAGCGGCGGATGGCGTGGATGGTGGCGGGCCAGGTCCGCTCGCACACGTGGGTCTTGAACTGTGCGCCGTAGCGGGGGTGTTTGGTCCAGGTGCCGGTCAGGCGCAGGCTCTCCCCCGGCTGGGCGCCGAAGAGTGCCTTGCCGACTGCGGTGACGGTCTGCTCGCTGGAGGCGGGGCCGGTGGTGGTCAGGCGCAGCACGGTGTGGTGGTCGTAGGTGACCAGGACGAGGTGGTCGACGACGCCCTCGATGTGTTCGGTGTGCGGTGCGAGCTGGCGGGTGGTGGTCATCGAGGCTCTTCCATGGCGCGTAGTGCGGGGTCGTGGGAAGAGGTGGCGGTGGCGTCCTCCAAGGTGTCCGGTGGGACAGGTTCCGGGTCTCGGCTGAGCAGCTCGGGAAGGTCGCTGTGCTCAGTAGGGCAAGGCAAGGTTCGCGGAACGGATGGTTCGGGGTGAGGCCGCGGATCGCTGGTGAGGGTGTGTGGGGCGTTGCCTTGGGGACGCTGTGGGGGTGCGAGCCAGCGGCCCTGGTCGGGATCAGCGGTGGGGATCAGCCAGATGGGGATGCCAGCGTTCATGGCCTGGTGGCAGAGGTCTGCGGTGCTGCCGCTGCCGGGGGTGAGGTGGTGGTGGAAGACGAGGGCGAGGCGAGGGCCTTCGTCGCGGAGGATGCGCTGGTGGTGTTCGGCTTCCCTCCAGTGACGGCGGGCTCGGGGTGCGGTCGTGGGGCGAGTGAGGGGGTGGCAGCGGTGGCGCCAGCAGGGCAGGTCGTGGTCCCGACACCAGTGGTGTGCGGCGCGGGTGGCTCCGGTGGGGGCGCCTTCGATGATGACAAGGTCGTCGCCATATCGGGTGGCGGCGCGGTCGAGGAGTGCGGTGACCGTGTCGGGCCAGGGCCATTGGCGACTGCCGCAGATCAGCAGGCGTGAGGCTGCGTTCGTGTTCACTGCTGCGGCCTGCCTTCCTTTACGCGGGTGGCGGGTGGCAGGTCGTGGTGGACGTGGGTGCTGTGGGTGTGGGGGGTGAAGGGTTCCCAGCCGGCGAGGGCGATGTCGGCTGCTGCTGGTGTGGCGGCATGGGTGGTGCAGCGTTGGGCGCGCCAGCGCAGCTGCTCGGAGTACGGCAGCCGGGTCAGGTCGTAGACGGCCACGTTCAGGTCGTCAGTCAGGGCTGTCTGGGCGTCGGCAGCGTGGGGGTAGAGGGGCTGGAGTGTCCAGACTCCGGGAAGGGCGTCGGGGTCGAGGACGGGGTGGGTGCAGCGGTGCCGGGCCCGGGTCTGGGCTACGCAGAGGATCTGTGGCAGGGGTGCGGGGGCGAGGTAGCGGATGTAGAGGAACTGCACGACCGGCCGGCTCGGCTCGGAGGGCTCCGGGGCCGGTGGGGGCGCGGGGTTGGTGGTGTTGGGGAGGGTTGCGGTGTCGGTCAGGCGGCGGGTGTTGATGGCCAGGGCCCGGTGGAGTCGGCCCAGGAGTCCGGGCGGGGCCTCGGAGACGGTGGCGGGGCAGATGGCGTGGTGGCGTACGCGGCACCAGGGTGAGCCGTCGCCAGCGGGGTGGGCGAGGCCCTTGCTGACATGCCAGTGCTGGCCGGCGGGCACGGCTGCGGCGGGGAGTTCACGGGGGCGCAGGGGGACGGTGCGGTCGCCCGGCCGGCAGTACCACTCGATGCGGTTGCCGCACGCAGTACAGCGGCTGGCCTGTGCTGTACGCAGGAGACGGGTCGCGCTGTCGGGGGCGACGCGCAGAGTCCGGGGGGTGCGGTAGTCCTTGTAGCTGCCGTCCCAGGCTCGGGCGACCGCGGGGGTTGGTGTGGTGCGCATGGGCGGAAGCTGGCAGGCGACATGCCGTCAGGGACGCGTCAGCGCCGTGGGTGTCCATCGCCCGGCCTCATTTGCCGCACTGGAGTTCCCGTACCCGATTAGCCGTTTGATTACGGGTACTGATTCGGGTGAAGCTTCACAGCCACCGCGGCTGCCGGAAAGGGGTACTGCCGGATGTCAGCGAGTGGGTGGCAGCGGCGGGGTGTGACCCTCGCAGAGGGCGCCCAGGAGCCGGTCGATGGGAACCCCGAAGGTGTGGGCGAGGGCATGCCAGGTAGCCAGGCTTCCGGTCGTACGGCCCTGCTCGAGTTCGATCAGCGTACGGCGGGACAGGCCACTGCGGGCAGCGAGTTCGTCATAGCTCCATCCGCGCTCCGCCCGCAGCCGTGACAGCTCCAGGCGGAGCGCGCCGAGATTGGGGTCGGGCGGGAAGATCGTCACCCACCCATCGCACGGTGCAGACCCCTGCCCTGACAGTGCAGACCTCTGCCCTATTTGCGCGACACGCCCTTCTGGGCAGGGCAGAGGTCTGCACTACCGTGTCCCGTCGCCCGCCACTCCCCCACCCCGCCGCACCCCGGCACGCGGCCGGCCATCACAGATCCCGCGGAGGATGACGACCGATGAGGTCCGGCACGACCACACCCCCGGCACAGCGCATCTGGACCGTCGAGGTCCGCCCCGGACCGGGCGGAGCGGTCGTGGTCTGCCCGGCCTGCGGCCAGACCACGTCCGGTACCGCGACGACGGCGCGCAAAGCCGTGGTGGCCCACCTCGCGCAGCACGCCCGCGTCGAGACGCTCGCGCAGTACTGGCGGATCTGCCAGTGCGGGAAACACGGCTGCCGGTGGCATCCCCGGCACCGCGGCTGCGACGGGCAGGTACGCCTGCTCCTCGCACGCGAGCACGCAGGCCGGATGTGGCGCCTGGCCGATGTCTGCCGCGCTTGCGCCACCGTCACCGAACACGCCGCCGAGGTACAGGAGCCCCTCTGCGCCAGTCAGCCAGCTCCGCCGCACTCCCGGCCTTCCTCACTGCCGCGGCGTAGGGGCGGACTCATCACCACCAGGCCCGGTCACACCGTGCCCGGCGACCGTGAGCGCGTCGGCCACCAGTGGTGGGACCCGTTGGAAGGGCTGTTGTGGGCCGACGACCTCGCGTAGGACTGAATCAGCCCTCGAATCGTGGTGGTCGTCACGGAGATGACATGGGAATTCGTCGCTCATGTCAGTTCTGGCTCGTCATCAACGGCCAGTGCGAAAACGAGTTCAACCGTAGATCAGGAATGGATTACGCCCAGGAAGCGCGACAAGTTCAGCCGCCGGCTTTACTGCCTGGCCGTGCGTGGGGGGCGCGCTGTGTTCTGCGACGGAGATCGCTGCTCTGCATGATGATGGACCGCACGAGCTTCTCGTACTGCAGTGCGTGGGCCGATTCGGCAGCGGCTCGGGTGAAGACGTCCCTGGTGAGGCTCCGGTTGACGACGTTCAGTGTGGTGAGCGCTTCTGTGAGCGCAGCCAGATGCTCGGGGACGTCGTCGGCCTCCCGGGCGGGTGTATCGGCTCCGGCATGCACTGTCACCCGGTCTTCAGTGGGGGCTTCTGGCAAAGGGGCCATCGCGGGGCGGCGCAGTGTGTCGGGGGACGGGAAGCGGATCGGCCAGTGACCAGCCATCTTGGGCGCGGGCTGCGCTGGAAACGTGTCGGACTCCGGAGTGAGGTGCTGCGCGCCGGGCGCGTGCTGTGTGGCCTGCTCGATCACCGCCCCTGGATCGCCGGCCCTATCCCGCATGTGCCCAGCCGGCTGCTGCGAAGGGGGCATTGACGCCTCGATCGTGACCGGATTGACAGCCCGGCGCTGGCGGCGTGCATCCCGCGCGGCCAGCGCCGCCTCGGCGTGGCGACGCCCTTCCGGCGACATCGTGTGGAACACCCGCGCCGGGCGACCCGGATGCGGCCCTTCCTCCTCGCGAAGCGTGACCCAGCCCAGCACAGTAAGCCGGGCCAGGATCTGCGAAACCGTGCTCTTCCCCAGATCAGCCAGCTCACTGATCCTCGCTCCCCACAGCGGATCATCCGCCGGCACCAGCAACAGCAAGCGCAGTACTTCAACCGTCGGGCGGGTCATGCGGGTTACGGCAGTCCTCACACCGACAAGCACATCACTCCAAGGGTCATAGGTCAAAAATGAACTATGACCTCGAAGGTGGCCAGCCAGTCTGGAGGCGCAATCAAATTGCTGGTGAGGCAGGTGGGGCTGGGGCATGTTCGTGCGCTCCCGCCGCCGGCTGCTGCTCAGCCTCCGCAGCCGCGCCGACCATGCGGAGACTGGGAGGCGTTCCTGCACGCCGAGAAGGCCCAGCGGCTGGCCTACGAAGAGATTGCCCGTGAGATAAGCGAAGTGCTGACCCTGCTCAGCCTGCGCGCGGGCGTCCTGGAGTCCCGGCCCGGCGCCCCAAGGGGAGCTACAGCACCTGCGGGAGGGGGAACCGACGTGATCTGGGGCTTCTCATCGCAGTCCCTCGGGAGCGGGCCCGAGGTGGACAACTCGGGCGCGCAGGGGGCATGGGGGTTCTTTGTGTTTCTAGGTCCGCACGGTGTGCTGGGCGAGGTGGGCGAGGACCGCGTGATGGGCTTCCCAGCCGTCGGGGGTCTTCGAGGTGACTCCGAGGTGGACGGGGTCGTTGGATGGGTGGGCGTCCAGAAGTGGGGCGATACCGGCGCGGGTGATGACGATGCAGGCGTGACGGTGGCGGGATGCGAGGACGCACAGGCGGCCGGCTTCCAGGTGGAAGGCGGAGGCGTCCCAGCGGCCGGAGAGCGGGTGCAGCACGATGGTGACGCTGAATTCGCGGCCTTGGAGCCGGTTGGCGGTGTCGACGGTGACGCCGTGCAGTCGCGGGTAGTGGCGTGCCAGGAGCTCGTTGATGTAGTGGGCCTGGCTGCGGTGGGCGACGCCGATGGCCAGGTCGCGGGGTTCCAGGACGCGTCCTTGAGGGTGGTTGTCGCAGGATGCCGTGGTTTGCCGGTGAAGCAGCCCGGCGGCTGTCTCCAGGGCGGTGTGGAAGGCTTCGGCGTCGATGCGGTGGGTGATGCGGGCGGGCAGTTCCAGCAGGGCCCATCCGGTTCGGGCGGCAGTCTCGAGGGCCTTGTCGACGGGAGTGCGCCTGCCCATCGCTGTGAAGGTGAGGGTCCGCTCCGTCTGGTGGCTCGCGGCTTCGAAGGGGGTGAAGGTGTAGAAGGCGTCGCGGATCAGGGGGACGGCGGTGGGCGGCAGGCGCCAGGACGTGCTCAGGGTGTGTACGGGCAGGTCGCGGTTTTGGGCGAGAAGGACGGCGACCGCACTGTTCATGGGGTCGTGGGGCAGGCCGACCCAGCGGTGAGTCCTGATCGTGGAGAACGGGTCGAGCTGTCCGGGGTCGCCCACGAAGAGGGCTTGGTCGAAGAGGTGGCCGGTACGCAAGAGTGCGTCGGAGCGCATCTGGTAGGCCTCGTCGATGATGGCCCATGGCCACCGGCGGTCGTGGACGGTGGCCCATTTCATGGCGGTACCCACGACGACGTGGGCCGTTTTCAGGCTTTCGATGCGGTGGCCGACGCGTACGCCGGGCAGTGCCAGCATGTCGGGTGGGACTGTGTGGTTCGCTGCGGTGAGCCGAGCTGTTGGCAGGCGGGAGTGGGCCAAGCGTCGTACGAGGTCGTCGGCCTGGGTGTTGGTCTGGGTGATGACGATGCAGGGGGCGCCGTGGTGCGCGAGGGTCTGCGCGGCGTGGATGACCAGGGTGGTTTTACCGGCGCCAGGCGGTGCGTCGACCACCAGCCCGGGGTGGGTGAGCGTGGGCAGTTGCTCCACGATCGCGCGTTGCGCGTGGTCTTCCTGGTGGTGCGGCGATGGCGGGGGCGAGTGGGGTGCCGCTTTTGCTCGTTGTCGCTCTGGGGGTGGGTGCGGAGGGCCTGCGTGGGTCCATGGAATCTGATCGGGCAGCGGGAATTGCGGCATCCGGTGGTAGTGGTCGGGGGCGAGGGTGCACACGAGGAAGGCGCCGGTGTCGGGGAGGACGGTGTGGCGGGGGCGGGCCGGGGTGCCCATGCCGGCGGTGATTTCGAGGTCGACGAAGGTGTCGCTGTCGCGGGGGGTGATCGCCCGGACCGTGTAGCGGGCGTCGCGGTGGGTGTGGCAGGCCAGGATCTGGCCGGGTTCCAGGCGCAGCGGATCGGTGGTTGAGACGGTGAAGCGGGGGCGCCATTGGGCTCGTTTACTGCTTCCGTACACGAGGTGGTCGGCATCGACGGTGGTGACGGTGCCGCCGAAGGCTTCTCCGGTGGTGCGCAGTTCGGCGCGGGTGAAGGGGTCATCGAGGGCTCGTTCGGCGGCGAAGGCCGCGGCGGCGTGCTCCCTGCGAGCCAGGCCGATGGCGGCGGCGACGGCATCGTCGCGGGCGCGCTGGGGGCGCCTGTCTTGGGCGAGGTAGGCGGTCATGTCGGTGAACTCGGTGCGTTCCCGTTTCCATCGGCGCCGGGTGCCGTCAGCCTCGGGCAGAGCCTGCAGAAGGGTGTAGGCCTGCCACATGCGTTCCCAGGTCGGTTGCATGTAGTGAGCCAGGAGGATGCGGAGGTCGTTCAGGCAGCGGGCCTGCTCGCGCGGACCGGCGCGATAGGCATGGAAAAGGGGAGCCAGGTAGTCGGTGTCGAAAGCCGGATCGGTGGCCGGGCCGGCCGAGCGGTGGGTGGCGGGGTCTTCCGCTGCCAGTGCGGGGTGATGGCCGCTGGCGGTGTGGCGGGATGGGTCGATCCACGCCAGCAGGGTGGCCACGTCCTCGTCTTCAAGGGGGCTTTGCCCAGTGACCCAGTGCATGGCGAGAAAGCCGGTCAGGGGGATGAGGGCGGATGTGCCGGGGAGCTCGGCGCGGCCGGCGAAGAAGGTCAGCCACTGGCCCAGGCGCCGCACCGAGCAGGAGTCGACGGAGCCGCCGTCAACAGGACGCAGCCGCAGGTCGCGTCCGAGAGTGTTCAAGTAGGCCACGGCATGGGGGTTGGGCACCAGGAGTTGCGGGGCGTCGAGGAAGCGCTGCCGTGCCGGCCTGGTGGAGGTGGCGGGCAGGTGCTCATGACGCCGCTGGTGTTCTTCGATGTAGGCGGTGACCCTCGAGGCGAGGGAGGTGAGCATGGGGGTGGTGCTGCCCGTCGGCGGCGCGAGGAAGAGTTCGGGGCGGGCGGGGTCGGTGCCGAGCATGACGGCCAGGGGCCTGGCCGCTGTGCCCGATTGCTTCAGGGGCAGCAGCATCAGGGGCCGGTCGCTCAGATGCAGGTGGCGAAGCCGACTGGTGGGCAGGGCGTTGCCGGTGGCAGCGGCGCGCATCCGCAGCAGGGTGGTGAGCAAGCTCATGTCGTGCCTGCCAGGAAGTCGGCATGGACACGTTGCGCGTGGCGGAGCGCCTGGGTGATGTCGGACCGGTCCCGTGAGGGGTGCTGGTGGCCGTCGGTAAGGGCCAGTGCCAGGGCGATGTCGTCGATGCCTGCGACGTCGTCGCGGACCGTGGTGCCCAGGACTTCGGTCCGGCCTTGGTGGCGTGCTTCGTTACGGCAGAAGTGGGCCAGTTCGCAGTGATGCAGGCAGCCGGGGCTGTAGTGCGCACGGGGGGCAGACAGTGCTGCGGCGAGTTCCTCGCGGGGCCGCGTCGGGTTCGCCTCGCGATCCGGGGCCAGGTCGAAGGTGGTACTGGGGGGCAGCTGGTCGAGCAGGTCAGGCAGGCGGCGGAGCCGGCCGAGATGCCAACTGAGCGATTTGATCTTCTGGGCCGCGTCGGCGAGGGTCGCGGTGGGGCGGTGGGAGAAGTCGCGGGGATTGACCAGGACCACACGGTTGGAGACGCGCTCGGGTGGGAGGCCCCCCTCGGCCAGGAGCTCGCGCAGGGCCAGGACGTAGGCCGCGGCCTGGGTCAGCGCCGCGGCGACTTTGGCGGGATCGGCTTGGCCGTCGATGACCGGGAAGGATTCAATCTCCACGATGTGGAAGGTCTCGTGGTGCTGGAAGGCGACGATGTCGGGTTCCAGGTAGACGGGGTGGCCGGCGACGGTCAGGCGCAGCACGGGGTGGTCGAGCAGAGTGCGGGCGCGTGTTTTGTCACGGGCCGCGCCGAGGATGAGATTACGGGTGTGGGAGTGGCGCAGCGGCAGCGATGACGGCTCACGGCCGCCCACGGCGTTCACGTCCTCGTATGACACCTCGGGCAGGGTGAGGTCGAGGGTCTCGCGGAGTAATTGCACCAGTTCGGCGCCGGCTTGGGTGGTGACCCGGCGTTCGAAGGCGGCGCCATGGTCGAGGGCGATCGCGGATGTGCACAGCGGCCGTGGCAGGTTCAGGTGCGCGGCGAGGGCGTCCTTGTCGACGCCGGCCGCATCGAGCAGGGCGCGCCGGTCACATTCGGGGTTGACGGTCAGCGCGGCCAGGGTTTTGGCGGTGTGCGGGACAGGGGGGCTGGATCCTCTCAGGGCGTCCAGTCGCGCGGCGAGCAAATTCACGGTTCTTCCTTGGATCAAGGTGCGGTGGTGCGGTCGCGGCGCGCGGTCAGGACGTGCGGTGCAGGCGAGTGACGTTGCGCAGGGTGTGGCCGAAGAGCTGCTCCACGTCGGCGAGTTGCTGTGCGCGGCGGGCGGTCTCGGTGCGGGTGTCGGCTTCGTCGTCGGCGTGGATTGCCAGTTCGGCTGCGGCGGCGCGGCGCAGCGCGTCCAGGTCGAGCGGCCCCTTGGTGGGGCAGCCGGGAATGTTGCGGTTGTAGTGCAGCAGGAGTCGGCGGACGGGCTCCTGCTGCAGGGAGTCGTCGGCGCGGGCCTGGGAGGCTTCCGCGAGTCGCAGGGCCGAGGTGAGGAAGTGGACACGGTGGGTGAGCGGGCCCACCACGCGTTGCTCCAACGGCCAGGTGCTGAGGGCGAGGAGAGCGCGGACCGGGGCGAGCAGGTCGGATGTCAGGGCCGAGCAGATGTAGTAGGCGCGTGCATAGGGCGAGGAGCGGAAGGAGCGTTCCTCATCCCGGCGCACGGCGGCCAGTCGCGCGGTGTTCAACGGGCCGGAGAAGAAGGCCTCGTGAACCAGGCTGACCAGCTTGGGCGCGGCGGGAACAGTGAGGAGCGTCAGCACCTGGTGGACCTGCTCCCGGGCGGGCAGCCC
Coding sequences within it:
- a CDS encoding ATP-dependent RecD-like DNA helicase, which produces MTTTRQLAPHTEHIEGVVDHLVLVTYDHHTVLRLTTTGPASSEQTVTAVGKALFGAQPGESLRLTGTWTKHPRYGAQFKTHVCERTWPATIHAIRRYLASGMIHGIGDILATSITDTFGEQTLHLIDTDPQRLLAIHGIGPTRLERITKAWKTQKSIADIMVFLQGLNLSAHLAVKIYQAYAGTDQNPMQAVRDAPYQLCRDVHGIGFETADRIALATGIPKHSDQRLQAALLHTLTQARTRGDCHLPERVLLARTRHLLTDNDPATADILDDTILRQALDTLRSRSETIVEELPVPAAEDGEAFHSVTAVSLTAMHRAEAGLARDILRLHHAPSRLAGRTDRTAALTRDAASTLTSCQKQAVLTALTHTLSVLTGGPGCGKTHTLRTLVDLATAAGATVALAAPTGKAAHRLEETTGQRAMTVHRLIRPHTSDSLFDHDSPLATADLIVIDEASMLDVQLAAQLTAAIPSGCHLLLVGDTDQLPSVGPGRVLHDLLAVPEIPRTRLTEVFRQDDGSSAIVDNAHRILRGLTPQPAPGVFGCRPLYTPGDIADYVVDLVASHIPRHFATTCEGIQVLCPSRRHAAGTLDLNIRLQQRLNPPAPEKPEHRHGGHVFRLGDRVLQIRNRPDRGSNGVFNGATGTITALDPDNHHLTVTLHDGEPVLYPFTDLDDLLHAYALTVHRSQGSEYPYVVIPLTTSATQLLQRNLLYTAVTRARRGVMLIGQPEAVHRALANTHTKRRHTALEHRITRRTVAMPHARHNTHAGQLAWD
- a CDS encoding SLOG family protein, which produces MNTNAASRLLICGSRQWPWPDTVTALLDRAATRYGDDLVIIEGAPTGATRAAHHWCRDHDLPCWRHRCHPLTRPTTAPRARRHWREAEHHQRILRDEGPRLALVFHHHLTPGSGSTADLCHQAMNAGIPIWLIPTADPDQGRWLAPPQRPQGNAPHTLTSDPRPHPEPSVPRTLPCPTEHSDLPELLSRDPEPVPPDTLEDATATSSHDPALRAMEEPR
- a CDS encoding DUF6083 domain-containing protein — protein: MRTTPTPAVARAWDGSYKDYRTPRTLRVAPDSATRLLRTAQASRCTACGNRIEWYCRPGDRTVPLRPRELPAAAVPAGQHWHVSKGLAHPAGDGSPWCRVRHHAICPATVSEAPPGLLGRLHRALAINTRRLTDTATLPNTTNPAPPPAPEPSEPSRPVVQFLYIRYLAPAPLPQILCVAQTRARHRCTHPVLDPDALPGVWTLQPLYPHAADAQTALTDDLNVAVYDLTRLPYSEQLRWRAQRCTTHAATPAAADIALAGWEPFTPHTHSTHVHHDLPPATRVKEGRPQQ
- a CDS encoding helix-turn-helix transcriptional regulator, with the translated sequence MTIFPPDPNLGALRLELSRLRAERGWSYDELAARSGLSRRTLIELEQGRTTGSLATWHALAHTFGVPIDRLLGALCEGHTPPLPPTR
- a CDS encoding AAA family ATPase is translated as MSLLTTLLRMRAAATGNALPTSRLRHLHLSDRPLMLLPLKQSGTAARPLAVMLGTDPARPELFLAPPTGSTTPMLTSLASRVTAYIEEHQRRHEHLPATSTRPARQRFLDAPQLLVPNPHAVAYLNTLGRDLRLRPVDGGSVDSCSVRRLGQWLTFFAGRAELPGTSALIPLTGFLAMHWVTGQSPLEDEDVATLLAWIDPSRHTASGHHPALAAEDPATHRSAGPATDPAFDTDYLAPLFHAYRAGPREQARCLNDLRILLAHYMQPTWERMWQAYTLLQALPEADGTRRRWKRERTEFTDMTAYLAQDRRPQRARDDAVAAAIGLARREHAAAAFAAERALDDPFTRAELRTTGEAFGGTVTTVDADHLVYGSSKRAQWRPRFTVSTTDPLRLEPGQILACHTHRDARYTVRAITPRDSDTFVDLEITAGMGTPARPRHTVLPDTGAFLVCTLAPDHYHRMPQFPLPDQIPWTHAGPPHPPPERQRAKAAPHSPPPSPHHQEDHAQRAIVEQLPTLTHPGLVVDAPPGAGKTTLVIHAAQTLAHHGAPCIVITQTNTQADDLVRRLAHSRLPTARLTAANHTVPPDMLALPGVRVGHRIESLKTAHVVVGTAMKWATVHDRRWPWAIIDEAYQMRSDALLRTGHLFDQALFVGDPGQLDPFSTIRTHRWVGLPHDPMNSAVAVLLAQNRDLPVHTLSTSWRLPPTAVPLIRDAFYTFTPFEAASHQTERTLTFTAMGRRTPVDKALETAARTGWALLELPARITHRIDAEAFHTALETAAGLLHRQTTASCDNHPQGRVLEPRDLAIGVAHRSQAHYINELLARHYPRLHGVTVDTANRLQGREFSVTIVLHPLSGRWDASAFHLEAGRLCVLASRHRHACIVITRAGIAPLLDAHPSNDPVHLGVTSKTPDGWEAHHAVLAHLAQHTVRT